A region from the Arachis ipaensis cultivar K30076 chromosome B01, Araip1.1, whole genome shotgun sequence genome encodes:
- the LOC107612333 gene encoding uncharacterized protein LOC107612333 codes for MADYTSRFEELYRFSRVCQGSPETNQSWKCIKYQRGLKDNIMTVVAPLEIRIFSDLVNKARVIEECAKIVASSRDTYGGNTSRGRGNYFQPRGQNFKRLGHAPQGQGGFRKNTYDQYQRGKGRGNQSKVSPDLTCDHCGRFHPYDSCKIGIGGCFNCGLPSHIARDCTRGKNPNVGQSQHQGRVFVVNAKDATKADPLIRGNCLIGDKILVALYDTGASHSFISFAKVEELGLKVLELAFELHVHTPHQIIVTRSSCRQVGFKLEGRNFVHDFICLPMVGLEMILGFDWLSNNWVLLDCCEWSIQFMLEGENGAVIAEGYYLNSVMVHCSGEECQDYILLVANALGDNQKIDQIPIVRDFLEVFSEDIPKFPPQREIEFAIELVPGAGPMLIAPYRMAPIELA; via the coding sequence ATGGCAGACTATACTAGCCGATTTGAGGAGCTCTATAGGTTCTCTAGGGTGTGTCAGGGTTCCCCGGAGACCAACCAAAGttggaagtgcattaagtatcAAAGGGGCTTGAAGGATAACATCATGACTGTTGTGGCTCCTTTGGAGATTCGGATCTTCTCCGATCTTGTGAACAAGGCGAGGGTTATTGAAGAATGTGCAAAGATAGTAGCCTCGTCAAGGGACACTTATGGAGGAAACACTAGTCGGGGACGTGGCAATTACTTTCAGCCGAGGGGGCAGAATTTCAAGAGATTAGGACATGCGCCTCAAGGTCAAGGAGGCTTCAGAAAGAATACTTATGATCAGTACCAGCGTGGCAAAGGGAGAGGGAATCAGAGTAAGGTTTCTCCGGATTTAACTTGTGATCATTGTGGACGTTTTCATCCATATGACTCTTGCAAGATTGGTATAGGTGGTTGCTTCAACTGTGGTTTGCCTAGTCACATTGCGAGAGACTGCACTCGTGGGAAGAATCCGAATGTGGGTCAGAGTCAACACCAAGGGCGAGTATTTGTTGTGAACGCCAAGGATGCTACTAAGGCAGATCCTCTGATTAGAGGTAACTGTTTAATTGGTGATAAAATCTTGGTTGCATTgtatgatactggagcttcgcaTTCGTTTATTTCGTTTGCTAAAGTTGAGGAATTAGGCTTGAAAGTGTTAGAATTAGCATTTGAATtgcatgtacatactccgcatcAGATAATTGTGACTAGGTCAAGTTGTagacaagtaggtttcaagcttgagggtagaAATTTTGTGCATGACTTTATTTGTTTACCAATGGTTgggttggagatgattttggggtttgattggttgtcaaACAATTGGGTGTTGTTGGATTGTTGTGAGTGGTCAATTCAGTTTATGCTAGAAGGAGAAAATGGAGCAGTGATAGCTGAGGGTTACtacctgaactctgtaatggtACACTGTAGTGGGGAAGAGTGTCAGGATTATATACTGTTGGTTGCAAATGCGTTAGGTGACAATCAGAAGATAGATCAAATCCCGATAGTTAGAGACTTTCTGGAGGTGTTTTCGGAAGATATTCCTAAGTTCCCACCTCAAAGGGAGATTGAATTTGCAATTGAATTGGTGCCGGGAGCTGGACCAATGTTGATTGCGCCGTATAGGATGGCTCCGATAGAACTGGCATAA